The proteins below are encoded in one region of Coffea arabica cultivar ET-39 chromosome 4c, Coffea Arabica ET-39 HiFi, whole genome shotgun sequence:
- the LOC140004833 gene encoding uncharacterized protein produces MEQCPRYPMANTVRIMRRSIYTFLQKYQFFTTTAAFLAFPFAALVLLSEASIPSSSLLQVIQKRLQSLFNAAGFPRSSEFFFILNLKLSQTIATSFVVVPFTLTFLLFAKAFIIQFFCNHKPTAEPKFASFLSLYSPLFLTQICNMLVIISANATCFCLLFFAFNCLDGLGLLNPKMLLLFSATGAVLYSIILANTLIICNLGLILSGIENTGGYIAILKACVLIRGRSATALSLALPINMALAAIEALFQYRVVRAYHHAESPVSSIVFEGMFIAYLYSVLLVLDTVVGCVLYRSCKASIQIDQENGYSHSYLVEFEDEDVNYFAKSKALDDLA; encoded by the coding sequence ATGGAACAGTGTCCAAGATATCCAATGGCAAATACAGTGAGGATTATGAGAAGATCCATCTATACTTTCCTTCAGAAGTATCAATTTTTCACCACAACTGCTGCATTTCTTGCCTTTCCTTTTGCAGCACTTGTTCTCCTCTCGGAAGCTTCAATTCCCTCCTCTTCTCTTCTTCAGGTAATCCAGAAACGCTTGCAATCCCTCTTCAATGCTGCAGGGTTCCCGCGATCCTCAGAATTCTTTTTCATCCTTAACCTTAAGCTTTCTCAGACTATTGCCACATCTTTTGTTGTTGTTCCTTTCACCTTGACCTTCCTTCTCTTTGCTAAGGCATTCATAATTCAATTCTTCTGCAACCATAAACCGACTGCAGAACCCAAGTTTGCCTCTTTTCTATCACTATATAGTCCTCTTTTTCTTACACAAATCTGCAACATGCTAGTTATCATCTCTGCAAATGCAACCTGCTTCTGTCTCCTATTCTTTGCATTTAATTGTCTTGATGGATTAGGccttttgaacccaaaaatgctCCTCCTCTTTTCAGCTACAGGCGCTGTTCTTTACTCCATCATTCTTGCCAATACCCTCATTATCTGCAATCTAGGACTGATATTGTCAGGAATAGAAAACACAGGTGGATATATTGCGATTCTCAAGGCATGTGTGCTGATCAGGGGAAGATCTGCCACAGCATTATCCTTGGCTCTGCCCATCAACATGGCCCTAGCTGCAATTGAAGCTTTGTTTCAGTATCGAGTAGTTAGAGCTTATCATCATGCTGAATCTCCCGTTTCTTCTATTGTTTTCGAGGGAATGTTCATCGCCTACCTGTACTCAGTTCTCCTTGTCCTGGATACAGTTGTTGGTTGTGTGCTCTACAGAAGCTGTAAAGCCTCAATTCAAATAGATCAAGAGAATGGATATTCTCATAGTTACCTGGTTGAATTTGAAGATGAGGATGtcaattattttgcaaaatcgaAGGCGTTAGATGATCTTGCTTAG